The window AGACCACGAAGATGCAGGCCGTCAGCCGGCGACTGTCGGAATTGATGCAGCTCAGCTGAGCTGAAGCGTCGGCAATCCCCGCCGCGTGCGGAATTCGGCAAACTGAGACCATGAAGACCCAAACCGAAGCAATTTGCGAAGGCTACAACGTGGATCTGTCCGGCCCGGGCCGTCCGCTGGGCGCGCGCGGCCAGTACCCGCGATACGAGGTGATCCCGCTGCTCACGGACATGGAGGCCGAGCTCCTCAACACCCTCGGCCTGATCCGCAAGATGCTGACCGAAGGTACGCCCACTGTCGAGGCGCGGCAGGGCGTCGTCCATGCCATCGACGGTCTGCTGTCGGTGGCGCGCGCCTGAAGTGAGCGGCGCAGCCTGCTCGTTACAGCCCGTGCACCACATGGAGCGCTGACGGCGCCCAGGGCACTTTCAGCGCGCTTTCGCCCACCTGGTTGAAGCGATATTCCTGGCCGTTGAGCACCACGGAGCGTTGGTTGGTCCACACGCGGTACTCGAAGCCGCCCGCTGCGGGCGTCACCTTCAGGACCCGGAATACCGGCGGCACGATGACCGTGAAGCCCAGCCGGGCCGTCGCGCTGTCGGCGCCCACCCGCGTTTCCGCCACGCAGGCCAGCGGCAACAGGAGCAGGGCAATCAGGGCGCGGTTCATGCAAACCCCTTGGACAAAACGCTGGCGGACAGGGACGGCACCGAGGCGGCGAAGAAGGTGGGCGTCACAATCACGCCCGGTCTTCGCATATCGGCAGCGACACCTCCAACTTGAAGCCTCACGGCCGGCATGGCCGTGTACCTGGCCGGAGTAAATCCGACGGGAGAGTCCTGCGCAATCAGCCGAAAGTTCGCTTGCGCGGATTGGAGGCGCGCGGCCCGCCGCGTTACCGAGCGCTCAACGCTCTTTCTGCACCGGGTAGTCTGCCGTCGCGGTATCGCGCACACGCACCTCTATGCGACGCGAGGGAGCGCCGGCGCTGCTCCACGGCAGGGGCAGGTTGTCCTGAACCAGTTCGATCTCATGGGAGCCTGCCACCACTTGCGGAAAGCTGTAGAAGCCTTGTGCATCGGTGCGCGCCACGTAGCGGCGGTCCAGCACCACCGTCATGTTGGCGACGCCTCCCTCGCTGGCTTCGCGGCGGCCGTTGCCGTCCTGGTCGAAAAACACATGGCCTTCGACCCGGCCCGCGCCACTGCCCGGCGTGCCGCCGATCGGTGCACTGGCCAGCCCGCTGCGGCTCTCGTAGCGAAGCGCGACCATGAAGCTGCGGCTCGAAGGCGTGGTCAGAACCGGCGCCTGCGTCGCAGCGGAGAGCGCCGAGATCACGGCCGGATTGAGTGATTCCTGCCCATGCGCCGCGGTGTACTGGGCGATGAAAGACCACCCCAGTCCCAGTGGCCAGCTCACGCGCGCGTTGGCGCTCAGGAAGCGCGCGCTGATCTCGCCCGCGCCGTTGCTGCCGCGCAGGCTGAGGTCCAGGCGCGCACCGGCCGGCAGTGGCGTCGTGCCGAGCAGGCCCCAGTACGCCGTGCGCCGGTCGATTCCTTGTTCGCGCGAATGCTCCAGGGCCAGGGAGGTTGACAGCGACTGCGTTTCGCCCACGCTCCAGGCATGGTCGAAGCCGGTGCGCAGCACGCGCAGGTCGGTGCCGTGGGCGACATCGGTGCGCCACTGCGTGTAGCCCCAGTCGGACTTGTGCTCCCACGTGAGCTGCATCGACTGTGCGGCGAAGGTGCCGCTGCGCGCGGCCAAGGTGGCGGAGACCGCGTCGCGCGAATCGAAGCGCCAGCGGCCGAAGAGATTGCCGAAGACTGAGCTGCGCCGCTGGCCACTGACGCTGTCGCTGAACTCGACATTGCCACCCAGTTGCCATTGCCGCGTCGCGATGTCGCCGCGCCAGGAAGCGCCGCGCAGGTCGTTCGGCAGCGAGTCGCTGCCCCAGCGCAGCAAGGGCTCGAAATAGAAAACCGAGGCGCCCTGCTGCATCAGCTCGCTGCGCCAGGCCGCGTCGACCCAGGCGCCCGTGGCCGAATCCCGCGGCGCCAGCGAGCCGGCATCCGAAGGCCGGCCCTCGCTGCGCGCAAGGTTGGCCTGGATGCGCATGCCGCCCACCTTGTCGGCGATGCCGCCGAAGCCGCTGCCCAGGGCGTCGGCCCAGGGCGCCAGCCCCTGCCACGCCAAGGCGCTCCAGAGCGAACGCGTGTTCTGCGCGTAGCCGGGCACCCCGTTCTGGTTGACGTCGCGTGTCTCGACCATCTGCACCGCCGCATCGACCCGGCCGACCGCCATCGGGCCTGTGCCGTCGACCAGCGAGGTTTGCGCGCCCATTCCTGCAGCGCTGCCGCGCCCGGTGGTGAAGCCCTGGAAGTTCAGCCCGTCGAAGTACCCCAGTCGGCCGGCCGAGGCATTGAAGCTGGTGCGCCCCGGCTGCTCCAGCGTGGCGGCGGCGCCCTCGATCGGCAGGCTCGGGAGGTAGACCCGGCCGACGCCGCGCGCCAGCGGTGTGCTCCCCATGTTGATGTTGCCGACGCTGTTGTTGCCGAGCCAGCCCCCGTCGAAGGGCATGCCGCGCTGGTCGATGCGCCAGGTGCTGCCGGTGCGATAGCTGTAGGGCACGACCGTCGCAGGCGTGCCCGTGCTGCCGAAGAAGCCGAGGCCGGAGACCGGTGCGCTGTCGCGGTTCAGGTTGAAGTTGGCCGAGAGGGTGCCGTGATCGGGCGTGTCGAGGTGGCCGGAAAACAGCAGCGACTGGCTGCCCTGGTGCACCACGCCGCTCTGCCGGGTCGACTGCCCTTCCACGCTCCAGTCGCGCGGCCAGCCGGCTTCGCGGGGACTCGCCGCGTCGTCGCCGTTCACCGCCTGAGGACTGTCGTCGAGCACGCGGTCGACGTACTCGGCGGCGGCTGATGCCCCAGCCGGTGACGCCGATTGCGCCCATGCAGCCGCGCCGGCCAGGGCCGCGCCCGCCCAGCACAGTCGGAGGGCGTGGCGCGCGAGCATTCGTGTCACGGCGCGAATCGCTGCTCGATGGCCATCGAACCCTTGCGGCCCCATTCCAACTTGCCGCTGACGGCGAGCGGGTAGCGGATCGCGACGGCCGTCTCGGTGTCACCGGGCTTGGTCGCGACCAGTGTGACTTCGCGTGTCTCGCCCGCCATGACGGGTGTTGTGGCGGCCTGCAGCTCGAGCGCGGTGCCGTCGGCGTCCTTGCCGCCGAGGAAGCCCGCGAGGCGGCCGTGCGCGTTGCCGGTGTTGCGCACCTTGAGCACGGGCGTGGGGCGGCCGTCGACGGTCTTGACGGTGGTGCCTGCCAGTTCCAGCACTGGCGCCACCTCCCCTACGGCGACATACACGATGACCCCGATTCGCGCGCCCAGCGCAATCGGCATGCCTGGCGCCGCGGTGGGCTGCTGGCCTTCGATCATCACGGCGAAGCGGCACTCCATCGGCGGCGTGTCGGCCGGCGGCGTCACCTGGAAGCGGAAGCGGTAGGGCCGCCCGGGCGTGATGCTGAGCTCGCGACGTTCGATCGCAACCCAGGGGCGGCAGCTGCCGGGCAGCAGTTCGTCGCTGAAGTCGACCGAGCCATCGGGACGCAATGTCCAGTCAGCAGTCTTGAGCCTGTAGGCAGCGGCGCGCTCGTCGCGGTGCGTCAGCTCGAGCACTTCGCCTACCCGATCGCCAGGCTTGACGGACAGCTCGAAGCGCGGCGGCGAGACGGCCAGCGAAAACTGGGCCTGGGCAGGAAGGACGACCGCCACCCATGCGGCAAAGGCGGCGGCGATGCGGAAGGCGGTAAGGCGTGTCAAGGCGTGACCTCGATCTCGAAGAAGAACTGGAGCGATTGCGCGCGCTCGACCGCACGCCCGTCGGCCGTGAGGTCGAGCGCGATGCTTTCCTGCAGGAAGGGCTCGCGCACGACCCCCTCGAACACCAGGGTGCGGCCGCCGCCGCGCACGGTGCCGGGGAGCAGCCGGCCCTGCGTGCGCCAGGTGGCGGTCATCTTTTCGTCCAAGGTCGGTGCCAGGCCCATGTAGAGTCGTGCGGAGCGGTTCAACCAGGGCGAGAGGTTGAGCCGCAACGCAACCGTGACGCGCCCGTCGACCGTGTTGTCCCCGGCTCGCCCGGGCGCCAACTGGCGCCACCGCATCGGCGTCCTGGGCTGGCTCAGGTAGGTGCCGGTGTCGTCGACCCGGTAGGTGGCGGCGTGGGCTGTGGCGGGCAGCGCGGCGACCACGAGGGCGGCAAGCGGCCAGTGAAGATGGCCGAATTTCATGGTGCGCTCAGCGTGAAAGTTGCACGCCCGGTGAAGGTGCCCGCGGGCACGAGCGCGGTGTTCAGGTAACGGAAGGCCAGGCAGCTCTCGAACCACGTATTGCGCGTGACCGTGAGCAGGGTCTGCGCGCCACCCGTGAACGCGCCGCTCGGCAGGCTCGGCGTGGCGTCTCCATTGCCCGACGAGGTCCACGCGATGTTGTTGAAAGCGAGGGTGGCGCCGCTGGCGTTGATCAGGGCCGCAGGCGTGCTGACACTCAGGGTCGCGTCGCTGCCGCCGCTGCCGTTTCCCGGCCGCCGATAAAAGCCGCCGACGTACACCTGCCCGGTCGTGGCAGGCGAGGTGCAGAAGGCGCGGCCATCCCACGCACTTGCCGTGACCGTGTTGTCGGTCGTCATGTTCTGCGCGGCGCCGGAGCCGATCTGGCCGCTCGGCACTGTGACCGAGGCGGTGTTGACGGTCGTGTTGTTGCCGGGCGTGCCGCCGTTGTTGAAGTTGCCGCCCGTCATCGTTCCCGCGCCGACCTGCAGGAAGAGCGCTTGGGCGCCGGGGGTGATGTCGACCGTATAGCCGTGCGCCGCGGACAGGCCCGCAGCGCACAGTGCCGCGGCCACCCCCCGCAAGGGCAATCGTCCGGGACGTCGAAAGAAGGCTTGCGAGGTTTTCACGGTCGGCGCTGCCGCGCTGCAGTGGGCTCAGGACAATTCCGGCTCGGGGCGAAGTTGCCGCGAAGGCTCGTCGGTGCCTCCGAGGAGCCGCGCAGCGATCAGGGCATGGTGGCGGTGTAGGTCACCACGCCGTTGTTGCCGGCCGTGTTGCCGTAGGTCCCAGCCGGAAGCGTCGCGGTGTTGGCGTACGCGAAGGTCCATTTGCCTTCCTGACGCACGAGGCCACCGGTGGCCGTGAGCGTGGTGCCGGTGGTCGAAGCGCCGCCGCCTGCGGCAAGGTTGAAGGCCGGGTGGGCAATGCCCGTGTTGACGAATCCCGGGGTGGTGGACGCCAGAGCGCCAGACGCCACCGTGATGTCGCTCCAAGGCACGGTGGGATTGCCGGCGACGCCGGTGCTCAGAGGGCCGCTGACTCCGCTGACCAGCGTCACCGTGCCGTTGTTGCCCAGCACCCGCACAGTGACGGCGCCAGCCGTCAGGTCGCCGCCCGTGCCAGCCACTGCCGTGCCGTTGCCGACACCGCCGCCCGGCACTGCGAAGGAGATGTTGTCCACCGTCGCGTTGTTGGCATTGCTGGTCCCCGTGCCCACTTGCAGAAACAGCACTTTGGGAACAGTGATGCTGAAGTTCAGTTTCGCGCTGGCCGACAGGGCACCGGTGCCGTTCACGAGATTCGATTCGGCTTGGGCCGCAAGAGGTGCGACAGCACCGAGGACAGCAGCGATGACGAGGAGTTTTTTCATAGGAGTCCGAGAAAAGGTCAGGTTGTTGCGGTGACGCAATGTAGGTGAGTAATCGCCAAAAATGTGAACACTTAAGTTCTCATAAAAGTACCTTTGAGAGCTTTCGTTAAAAAGTGGCGGTGCTGCTTCGGTCCGCCGTGCAGGGTCGATCCGCAAGGGGGATGGAAGCGCATCGGGAGTCCCTGCATCAGGGCACGGTGGCGCTGTAAACCACGAGGCCGTTGTTGGCGATCGAGTCGCCGTACGTTCCGGCTGGCAGTGCTTTCGCATTGGCGTAGGTGTAGAACCAGAGACCTTCCCGGCGCACCCTGCCGCCCGTGGCCGCCACCGTGACAGGCGTGCCGGAGCCTCCGTTGCCGCTGGTGTTGAAAGCCGGGTGCGCGATGGCGGCATTGGTGAAACCGAAGGTGGCACTCGGCAAGGCGCTCGTCGTCACGAGGATGTCGCTCCACGGCACCGTCGGGTTGCCGGCGATGCCGCTGCTCAGCGCGCCGGTGGTGGCGTTGTTGAGCGAGATGTCGCCACTGTTGCCGACCAGGCGGACGGTGACGATGCTGGAGCCGAAGAGGTCGCCACCGGTGCCTGCCAACGGCGCGCCATTGCCGACGCTGCCTGCGGGTACGGCAAAGACGATGTGGTCCACCGTTGCATCGGTGGCGTAACTTGTGCCGGTCCCCACTTGCAGGAACAGAGTCTTGGGAACGGTGATGCCGAAGTTGAGCTTTGCGCTGGCCGACAAGGGATTCGCATTCGTGCCGGTCGACAAGTTCGATTCAGCCCGCGCTGCCATGGACGCGAAGGCGGCAAGCGCAGCCGCCAAAAGAAGTCTTCTCATCATGTTCCCAGGGGCAAAAGGTGGGCAATGTAGGCGACAAAATCCTGTTTTTCTTAAAACCTAAGTACTCACATGCCCCTGGGAGAGTTCTTTGGTTTGCGAGTGAAGACAGGTGTTTTCCCTAGGCAAGCACGACCACTTTTCAGGTGGCGGAGTCAAGCCTCGTCAGACCACCACCGCTTTGATTCGCGCGGGCGTGGTCTTGTAAAGTTCTCTGTTCGCCCCGAGTTCACCCACGTTTCCATTTCTCTCGAGCCAGTCATGACGCTTTCCAAGACCAAACTTCCTTTCCAGGCCGAAGTCGCCCAGCTGCTCCACCTGGTGACGCATTCGCTCTACTCGAACAAGGAAATCTTCCTGCGCGAGCTGATCTCGAATGCCTCCGATGCCTGCGACAAACTTCGCTTCGAAGCCATCGACCAGCCGGCGCTCTACGAGGACCAGCCCGCGCTGGAAGTGCGCGTGTCCTTCGACAAGGACGCCAAGACCCTCACCATCGTCGACAACGGCATCGGCCTGTCGCAGCAGGAAGCCATCGACAACCTGGGCACCATCGCCAAGAGCGGCACCAAGGAGTTCATGAGCAAGCTCTCGGGCGACCAGAAAGCCGACGCGCAACTGATCGGCCAGTTCGGCGTGGGCTTCTATTCAGGCTTCATCGTGGCCGACAAGATCACGGTGGAGTCGCGCCGCGCCGGCCTGCCCGCCGAAGAAGGCGTGCGCTGGGTCAGCGGCGGCGCCGGCGACTTCGAGGTCGACACCATCACCCGCCCGCAGCGGGGCACCAGCGTGACCTTGCACCTGCGCGACGATGCCGAGGAGTACCTGAACCTCTGGAAGCTCAAGTCCGTCATCTCCAAGTACTCCGACCACATCTCCCTGCCCATCCTGATGGAGAAGGAAGAGTGGAAGGAAGGAGAGGACAACAAGGGCGGCGAGATGGTCAAGACCGGCGAGTGGGAGCCGGTGAACCAGGCCAGCGCGCTGTGGAGCCGCCCCAAGAAGGACATCACGGACGAGCAGTACGTCGAGTTCTACAAGAACATCAGCCACGACTACGAGCCGCCGCTCGCCTGGAGCCACAACCGCGTCGAAGGCAACACCGAGTACACCCAGCTGCTCTACATCCCCTCCAAGGCGCCGATGGACCTCTGGAACCGCGAGAAGAGCGCGGGCGTCAAGCTCTACGTCAAGCGCGTCTTCATCATGGACGATGCCGAGGCGCTGCTGCCGAGCTATCTTCGCTTCGTCAAGGGTGTGATCGACTCCGCGGACCTGCCGCTCAACGTCAGCCGCGAGTTGCTGCAGGAAAGCCGTGACGTGAAGGCCATCCGCGAGGGCAGCACCAAGCGCGTGCTCGGCATGCTCGAAGACCTCGCGAAGAAGCAGCGCAAGACCACCACGAGCAGCGGCGATGACGGCAAGCTCGACATCGGCTCCGGCGAGTCGGTGCCCGCGCCCAACCCGGCCGACGGCGTGACCGATGTCGTCGACAAGAACGCCGACAACACCCTGGCCGCCGAGGCAGCGGCCGAGTACGGCGACGAATCGGGCAAGTACGCCAAGTTCTACGCCGAGTTCGGCGCCGTGCTGAAGGAAGGACTGGGCGAAGACTTCGCCAATCGGGAGCGCATTGCCAAGCTGCTTCGCTTCGCGTCCACCGGCAGCGATACGGTGAGTGTGAGCTTTGCCGACTACAAGTCACGCATGAAGGAAGGCCAGGAGGCGATCTACTACATCACGGCCGAGACGCTTGCCGCCGCCCGCAACAGCCCGCAACTCGAGATCTTCAAGAAGAAGGGCATCGAGGTGCTGCTGATGACCGACCGGGTCGATGAATGGGCGCTCAACTACCTCACCGAATTCGACGGCACGCCGTTGCAGAGCGTGGCCAAGGGTGCGGTCGATCTGGGCAAGCTGCAGGACGAGGCCGAGAAGAAGGCGGCCGAGGAAGCGGCCGAGGCCTTCAAGCCGCTGCTGCAGCGGCTCAAGGAGGCCCTCAAGGACAAGGCCGAGGACGTGCGCATCACCACCCGCCTGGTCGATTCGCCCGCCTGCCTGGTGGTGCAGGATGGCGGCATGAGCACCCAGCTCGCGCGCATGCTCAAGCAGGCCGGCCAGCCCGCGCCGGAACTCAAGCCGGTGCTGGAGGTGAATGCCGAGCATCCGCTGGTGAAGAAGCTCGAGGGCTCGACGCACTTCGAGGACTTGGCGAACATCCTGTTCGACCAGGCCTTGCTCGCCGAGGGCGGCCTGCCCGCCGACCCGGCGGCCTATGTGAGGCGAGTGAACGCGCTGCTGGTCTAGGCGGGAACCCGAGGCCGCGCCACCGCCCGGCCGAAATCCCGAAGGGGGCGATCCATGAACACCGGGCCTTGTGTCGTCGATCTCTCGGGCTTCGACCTGCGAAGTCCCGGCACGGCTTTCTACGAGAACCCCTACCCCTGGTATGCCGCCCTGCGCGACGCGACGCCCGTGCGCCGCATGCCCGACGGCTCGCTGCTGCTCACGCGCCATGCCGACTGTGTGGCGGTCTACAAGGACACGCACAGCTTCAGCTCCGACAAGCGCGCCGAATACGCGCCCAAGTACGGCGTCGGCAGCCCGCTCTACGAGCACCACACCACCAGCCTGGTGTTCAACGACCCGCCGCTGCACACGCGCGTACGCGGGCTGATCGCCGGGGCGCTCACGGCGCGCGCCATCGAGTCGATGGAGGACCGGCTCACGCACCTCGTCGCCGGCCTGCTCGATCGCATGGAAGAGCGGCAGCGCGCCGGTGGCGAGGTCGACCTGATCGAGGACTTCGCCGCTGCGATTCCCGTGGAGGTCATCGGCAACCTCCTGGGCGTGCCGCGCGAGGAGCGCGGCCCTTTGCGCCACTGGTCGCTTGCGATCCTCGGCGCGCTGGAGCCCCAGCCCAGCGCGGCCCAACTGGAAAGCGGCAACCGCGCCGTGACGGAAATGGTGGCCTACCTGCGCGGGCTGGTGCTCGACCGCCGCCGCCATCCGGGCGACTCCGCGCACGACGTGCTCACGCGCCTGATCGAGGGCGAGAAGGACGGCGGCGACCGGCTGACGGAGAACGAGCTCTACCAGAACTGCATCTTCATCCTCAACGCCGGGCACGAGACCACCACCAACCTGATCGGCAATGGCCTGGTCGCGCTGCTCGAATGGCCGCAGGAGAAGCAGCGGCTGCTCGACGACCCCTCCCTCATCAGAGGCGCGATCGAGGAGTTCCTTCGCTTCGAAAGCTCCAACCAACTCGGCAATCGCATCGCCACCGTCGCGACCAGCGTGGGCGGCGTCGAGGTGCAGCCGGGTACGCGGATCACGCTGTGCATCGGTGCGGCCAACCGCGACCCGGCGGCGTTCGCCGAGCCCGACCGGCTGGACATCATGCGTTCGCCCAATCGCCACCTGGCCTTCGGCTCCGGCACGCACCAATGCGTGGGCATGAACCTCGCGCGGCTGGAAGCGCGTGTCGCCATCTCGGCATTCCTTGCGCGCTTCCCGGATTACCAGCTTTGCGGGCCGGTGGTGCGCGGCGGGCGTGTGCGCTTTCGCGGCTACCTTCGGGCGCCGCTGAGCCTGGGGCTGCCGATCGAGTCTTAGGCGAACCGTCTATGGACGGCTGCTCATGGCGCACAGCGGCCCGGAGAACCCGTGGTGCAGAGCTTCGCCGACGCGCTCACGCGTACAGCGGCTCCTCCGCCATCGCCTCGCACTGGTCCTGCAGCATCTGGATCTGCTCCTTCCAGTAGTCGCTCGTGCCGAACCACGGAAAGTTGATCGGAAAGATCGGGTCTTGCCAGCGCCGTGCGAGCCAGGCGCTGTAGTGGATCTGGCGCAGGGTCCGCAGCGGCTCGATCAGCGCCAGCTCTCGCCGGTCGAAGGGGCGAAACTGTTCGTAGCCTTCGAGCAGGCCGCTGAGCTGGGCCGTGCGCTGGGCGCGGTCGCCCGACAGGAGCATCCACAGGTCCTGCACCGCGAAGCCGGCGCGGGCGTCGTCGAGGTCGACGAAGTGCGGGCCTCCGTCCGGGCGGTCGGTCGGGGTCCAGAGGATGTTGCCGGGGTGCACATCGCCGTGCACCCGCAGCTTCTGCAGCTCGGTGTAGGTGTCGGCACCGAGCGCGGTGAGGGCGATCATTTCGAAGGCCTCGGTGCACGCCTTCTCCCAGTCGCGCTGCACGTCCAGCGGGATCATCTCGTGCTCGAGCAGCCAGTCGCGCGAGGCCAGGCCGAAGGTCTGGAGGTCGAGCGCCGGCCGCTCGACGAAGGGCCGCGCCGCGCCCACCGTGTGGATGCGCGCGAGGAAGCGGCCCACCCATTCCAGCACCTCGAAGTCGTCCAGCTCCGGCTGGCGCCCGCCTCGGTAGGGGCTCACGCTGAAGGCAAAGCCGCCGTGGTGGTGCAGCGTGCCGCCATTGATCGCGAGGGGCGCGACCGCGGGGATCTCGGCGGCAGCCAGCTCGGCGGCGAAGCGGTGTTCCTCGGCGATCTGAGCATCGTTCCAGCGGCCCGGCCGGTAGAACTTGAGCACCACGGCGCGGCCATCTTCGAGGTGCGCCTGGTAGACGCGGTTCTCGTAGGAGTTCAGCGCCGTCAGGCGGCCGTCGCCGTAGAGGCCCAGCCCCGCGAGCGCGTCCAGCACCACCTCGGGCCTGAGCGATTCGTACGGATGGGTGCTGGCTGATTGCTGCTCTGCGGAAGTCATCCGCCCATTGTCGCTACCTGGAGAGCGACAGGATATGTCCCTTGCGCGGATCGCCGCGGCCGGACAGCACCTGGGCATAGGCGGCCTGCACCGCCTCCGCGCCTTCGTGATGCTCGGCCACCAGCCAGGGCGCCGTCGGCTGCGCCACGGTCGCGAGGAAACCCTGCCAGGCCTGCACCATGCGCTGGCCGAAGGCTTCGGGGCCCCATTCCTCGGTGCGCTTCTTGATCTGGGCCGGCGCGAAGAAGAACGCGGCGCGCGGGCCCGGCAGTTCCTTGGCGCTGCCGGCCGGCGCGAGCTGCTCCAGGTGCGTGCCGCCGATCACGCAGTCGTGGCGCAGCTGCGAGAAGCGCGTGTGGATGGCCCGCCGCAGCTCGCCGTTGCCCGAGAAATCCACGTACACGCAGGCGGCATCGGCCGCCACCTGATCGAGCTCCTCGTAGGCCAGCACGCGGTGGTAGCAGCCCAGGCTCTCGCAGAAGGCCTTGTTCGCCGCCGACGTGAGGCCGACCACCTCGATGCCCTCGCGCCCATGCATCTGCGAGGCCGTGCCGTAGGCCGTCTTGCTCGAGGCACTGGAAAGCAGGGCGATACCGGGCCGCGCGCCGAAGAAATCGTTGTCCTCGAAGAAGTCGTCGATGAGCCAGGAGGTGATGAAGAGCGGGCGCAGCAGGGCCTGCAAGTCTTCGGACTCCGAGGTATAGAGCGGATCGGCGGCGCAGCGCAAATACTGGTTGTAGACCGCCGGCAGGGCGGCCCGGTGCGGCGCACCGTCGGCGAAGCGCGCGGGAGAGAGCCGCCCGGGCGAAAGCACCAGGCTGGAGGCCATCGGCACATATCCGTAGAGCCGCTCGCCCACTGCAACGCCCGGGTGCAGCGACTGCACGACCGAACTGAATCCCCAGACCGGGATGCAGCCCCAGCCTTCCTCCCCGGTCGGAAAGAACTGCCAGTAGTTCATCGAGTCGCCAAAGGCGGCATAGGTGATGTTGTTGGATGTGAGCGCGAAGCGGTCGATGCGCAGCCGGACCTGCCCTTCGGCCAGTGCTGCGTCCTGAGACGTGTGCACGCGCGTGGAAGAAAGATCGTCCTTGCGGATCAGCAGCTGGGTGGTGGTGCTCATGAAAGGCACCATAGCGCGAAGCCGCGGCCGCTGCATGAAAAAAGCCCGGCGCCGCGTCACCTGGGTGACGTGGCGCCGGGCCGTGCCAGCGTGAGCCGCTGTCAGGCGATCGCGAGCTCGACCTCGATGTTGCCGCGCGTGGCGTTCGAGTACGGGCAGACCTGGTGGGCGGTCTCGACCAGCAGCTTCTTCTGAGCGTCGTCCAGGCCTGGCAGCGTGATCGCCAGCTTCACGGCGATGCCGTAGGCCTTGCCGCCATCCGTCGGGCCGAGCGAAACGCTGGCGTCGACGGCGACGTCTTCCGGCACCTTGACATTGACCTTGGGCGCCACCGCTTTCATCGCACCGATGAAGCACGCCGAATAGCCGATCGCGAACAGCTGCTCGGGGTTGGTGCCGGGCTTGCCGGAGCCGGGCGGATTGAGCTTGACCTCGAGCGCGTTGTCGCTGGACTGGCCGGCGCCGCCGTCACGGCCGCCGGTGGTGTGGGACTGGGCGGTGTACAGGACCTTGTCGAGCTGCTTGACCATGGTGATTCCTTCAGGTTGGTGGTGGAAAAGAATGCTTCGATGCCGAAGCGAGTGGGAAATCTACGCGGCCGCCTTCACGCGGTCGCGCAATTGCTGGAGCTGCTGCGTGAGCGCCACCAGCTCGTCGACGGAGCACTGGCTCGCGGCCATCAGGCAGGCCGGAACCGAAGCCGCGCGCGCCTTGAGCCTGCGCCCGGCCGTGGTGAGGCTGACGTGCACGCGGCGCTCGTCGGCCAGGTCGCGGATGCGTGCCACCAGACCGTTCGACTCGAGCCGCTTGAGCAGCGGCGTCAGCGTGCCCGAGTCGAGCGACAGGCGCTCGCCCAGTTCGGAGACCATGAGGCCGTCACGCTCCCACAACACCAGCATCACAAGGTACTGGGGGTAGGTGAGCTTGAGCTTGTCGAGCAGCGGCTTGTACAGCTTGGTCATCGCCAGCGAGGCGGAATAGACCGCGAAGCACAGCTGGTTGTCGAGCCGAAGCATCTCGTCGGCGGTGGGAGCTTTGGAAAGCATGGATTGAATTGTAGAGAACAATTAAATTGCGTGCAACTTAATCGCGAAAGAAGGTCCGGCATTGTCTTGCCTCCTCCTCGGCGAGGGGAGGAGGCAAGTCATCAGCGTCCGCTGAAGCGGGCCGGTCGGCGCTCGACGAAGGAGCGAACCCCT is drawn from Variovorax sp. PBS-H4 and contains these coding sequences:
- a CDS encoding MarR family winged helix-turn-helix transcriptional regulator; this encodes MLSKAPTADEMLRLDNQLCFAVYSASLAMTKLYKPLLDKLKLTYPQYLVMLVLWERDGLMVSELGERLSLDSGTLTPLLKRLESNGLVARIRDLADERRVHVSLTTAGRRLKARAASVPACLMAASQCSVDELVALTQQLQQLRDRVKAAA
- a CDS encoding DUF2855 family protein, with the translated sequence MSTTTQLLIRKDDLSSTRVHTSQDAALAEGQVRLRIDRFALTSNNITYAAFGDSMNYWQFFPTGEEGWGCIPVWGFSSVVQSLHPGVAVGERLYGYVPMASSLVLSPGRLSPARFADGAPHRAALPAVYNQYLRCAADPLYTSESEDLQALLRPLFITSWLIDDFFEDNDFFGARPGIALLSSASSKTAYGTASQMHGREGIEVVGLTSAANKAFCESLGCYHRVLAYEELDQVAADAACVYVDFSGNGELRRAIHTRFSQLRHDCVIGGTHLEQLAPAGSAKELPGPRAAFFFAPAQIKKRTEEWGPEAFGQRMVQAWQGFLATVAQPTAPWLVAEHHEGAEAVQAAYAQVLSGRGDPRKGHILSLSR
- the htpG gene encoding molecular chaperone HtpG; protein product: MTLSKTKLPFQAEVAQLLHLVTHSLYSNKEIFLRELISNASDACDKLRFEAIDQPALYEDQPALEVRVSFDKDAKTLTIVDNGIGLSQQEAIDNLGTIAKSGTKEFMSKLSGDQKADAQLIGQFGVGFYSGFIVADKITVESRRAGLPAEEGVRWVSGGAGDFEVDTITRPQRGTSVTLHLRDDAEEYLNLWKLKSVISKYSDHISLPILMEKEEWKEGEDNKGGEMVKTGEWEPVNQASALWSRPKKDITDEQYVEFYKNISHDYEPPLAWSHNRVEGNTEYTQLLYIPSKAPMDLWNREKSAGVKLYVKRVFIMDDAEALLPSYLRFVKGVIDSADLPLNVSRELLQESRDVKAIREGSTKRVLGMLEDLAKKQRKTTTSSGDDGKLDIGSGESVPAPNPADGVTDVVDKNADNTLAAEAAAEYGDESGKYAKFYAEFGAVLKEGLGEDFANRERIAKLLRFASTGSDTVSVSFADYKSRMKEGQEAIYYITAETLAAARNSPQLEIFKKKGIEVLLMTDRVDEWALNYLTEFDGTPLQSVAKGAVDLGKLQDEAEKKAAEEAAEAFKPLLQRLKEALKDKAEDVRITTRLVDSPACLVVQDGGMSTQLARMLKQAGQPAPELKPVLEVNAEHPLVKKLEGSTHFEDLANILFDQALLAEGGLPADPAAYVRRVNALLV
- a CDS encoding organic hydroperoxide resistance protein; protein product: MVKQLDKVLYTAQSHTTGGRDGGAGQSSDNALEVKLNPPGSGKPGTNPEQLFAIGYSACFIGAMKAVAPKVNVKVPEDVAVDASVSLGPTDGGKAYGIAVKLAITLPGLDDAQKKLLVETAHQVCPYSNATRGNIEVELAIA
- a CDS encoding cytochrome P450 — encoded protein: MNTGPCVVDLSGFDLRSPGTAFYENPYPWYAALRDATPVRRMPDGSLLLTRHADCVAVYKDTHSFSSDKRAEYAPKYGVGSPLYEHHTTSLVFNDPPLHTRVRGLIAGALTARAIESMEDRLTHLVAGLLDRMEERQRAGGEVDLIEDFAAAIPVEVIGNLLGVPREERGPLRHWSLAILGALEPQPSAAQLESGNRAVTEMVAYLRGLVLDRRRHPGDSAHDVLTRLIEGEKDGGDRLTENELYQNCIFILNAGHETTTNLIGNGLVALLEWPQEKQRLLDDPSLIRGAIEEFLRFESSNQLGNRIATVATSVGGVEVQPGTRITLCIGAANRDPAAFAEPDRLDIMRSPNRHLAFGSGTHQCVGMNLARLEARVAISAFLARFPDYQLCGPVVRGGRVRFRGYLRAPLSLGLPIES
- a CDS encoding serine/threonine protein kinase; amino-acid sequence: MTSAEQQSASTHPYESLRPEVVLDALAGLGLYGDGRLTALNSYENRVYQAHLEDGRAVVLKFYRPGRWNDAQIAEEHRFAAELAAAEIPAVAPLAINGGTLHHHGGFAFSVSPYRGGRQPELDDFEVLEWVGRFLARIHTVGAARPFVERPALDLQTFGLASRDWLLEHEMIPLDVQRDWEKACTEAFEMIALTALGADTYTELQKLRVHGDVHPGNILWTPTDRPDGGPHFVDLDDARAGFAVQDLWMLLSGDRAQRTAQLSGLLEGYEQFRPFDRRELALIEPLRTLRQIHYSAWLARRWQDPIFPINFPWFGTSDYWKEQIQMLQDQCEAMAEEPLYA